Proteins found in one Streptomyces sp. NBC_00461 genomic segment:
- a CDS encoding catalase produces MSKRALTARTLTTESGAPVADNQNSASAGIGGPLLLQDQHLLEKLARFNRERIPERVVHARGSGAYGYFEVTDDVAGFTHADFLSAVGKRTEVFLRFSTVADSLGGADAVRDPRGFAVKFYTEEGNYDLVGNNTPVFFIKDPLKFPDFIHSQKRDPFTGRQEPDSVWDFWAHAPEATHQVTWLMGDRGIPASYRHMNGYGSHTYQWTNADGEAFFVKYHFKTNQGIRSLSAEQAAEIVGKDANSHQTDLLQAIERGVNPSWTLYVQVMPAADAADYRFNPFDLTKVWPHRDFPLQRVGRLVLDRNPDNVFAEVEQAAFSPNNFVPGIGPSPDKMLQGRLFAYADAHRYRLGVNHTQLAVNAPRATVASNYGRDGLMATNAQGREAKNYEPNSYDGPVETGRPLAAPLALSGHSGTHEAPLHTKDDDFFQAGELYRLMSAEEKSRLIANIAGGLSQVSRDDVIEKNLAHFHAADPEYGRRVEEAVRALRED; encoded by the coding sequence ATGTCGAAGCGCGCGCTCACGGCGAGAACTCTCACCACGGAGTCCGGCGCCCCGGTCGCCGACAACCAGAACTCAGCCTCCGCCGGCATCGGCGGCCCGCTCCTCCTCCAGGACCAGCACCTCCTGGAGAAGCTGGCGCGCTTCAACCGTGAGCGCATCCCGGAGCGCGTGGTGCACGCCCGTGGCTCGGGCGCCTACGGCTACTTCGAGGTGACGGACGACGTCGCCGGGTTCACCCACGCCGACTTCCTGAGCGCCGTGGGCAAGCGCACCGAGGTCTTCCTGCGCTTCTCGACCGTGGCCGACTCGCTCGGCGGCGCGGACGCCGTCCGTGACCCGCGCGGCTTCGCGGTCAAGTTCTATACGGAAGAGGGCAATTACGACCTCGTCGGGAACAACACCCCGGTGTTCTTCATCAAGGACCCGCTCAAGTTCCCGGACTTCATCCACTCGCAGAAGCGCGACCCGTTCACGGGCCGCCAGGAGCCGGACAGCGTCTGGGACTTCTGGGCGCACGCCCCCGAGGCCACGCACCAGGTGACCTGGCTGATGGGCGACCGCGGCATCCCGGCGTCGTACCGCCACATGAACGGCTACGGCTCGCACACCTACCAGTGGACGAACGCCGACGGCGAGGCCTTCTTCGTCAAGTACCACTTCAAGACGAACCAGGGCATCCGCAGCCTGTCCGCGGAGCAGGCCGCCGAGATCGTGGGCAAGGACGCGAACTCCCACCAGACGGACCTGCTGCAGGCGATCGAGCGGGGCGTGAACCCGTCCTGGACGCTGTACGTGCAGGTCATGCCCGCGGCGGACGCGGCCGACTACCGCTTCAACCCCTTCGACCTCACCAAGGTGTGGCCGCACCGCGACTTCCCGCTCCAGCGCGTCGGCCGGCTGGTCCTCGACCGCAACCCGGACAACGTCTTCGCCGAGGTCGAGCAGGCCGCGTTCTCCCCGAACAACTTCGTCCCGGGCATCGGCCCGTCGCCGGACAAGATGCTCCAGGGCCGCCTCTTCGCCTACGCGGACGCCCACCGCTACCGCCTGGGCGTCAACCACACGCAGCTCGCCGTGAACGCGCCCAGGGCGACGGTCGCGAGCAACTACGGCCGCGACGGCCTCATGGCGACCAACGCCCAGGGCCGCGAGGCGAAGAACTACGAGCCGAACTCGTACGACGGCCCGGTGGAGACCGGCCGCCCCCTGGCGGCCCCGCTGGCGCTGAGCGGCCACTCGGGCACCCACGAGGCGCCCCTGCACACCAAGGACGACGACTTCTTCCAGGCGGGCGAGCTGTACCGCCTGATGTCCGCCGAGGAGAAGTCCCGTCTGATCGCCAACATCGCCGGCGGCCTCTCACAGGTCTCCCGCGACGACGTGATCGAGAAGAACCTGGCCCACTTCCACGCCGCCGACCCGGAGTACGGCAGGCGTGTGGAGGAGGCGGTCCGCGCCCTGCGCGAGGACTGA
- a CDS encoding 2-hydroxy-3-oxopropionate reductase codes for MSNLPKIAWIGLGIMGSPMSENLIKAGYDVTGFTLEQDKLDRLAAAGGTVAGSIAEAVKNADVIVTMVPASPQVEAIAYGPDGILENARSGALLIDMSSITPQTSVDLAKAAEGQGIRVLDAPVSGGEAGAVEAVLSIMVGGEQADFDLAKPILEALGKTIVLCGPHGSGQTVKAANQLIVAVNIQACAEAVVFLEKSGVDLKAALDVLNGGLAGSTVLTRKKDNFLGRDFKPGFRIDLHHKDMGIVTDAARNVGAALPVGAVVAQLVASLRAQGDGGLDHSALLRAVERLSGAQV; via the coding sequence ATGAGCAACCTCCCCAAGATCGCCTGGATCGGCCTCGGCATCATGGGATCCCCCATGTCCGAGAACCTGATCAAGGCGGGTTACGACGTCACCGGCTTCACGCTGGAGCAGGACAAGCTGGACCGCCTCGCCGCCGCCGGCGGCACCGTGGCCGGGTCCATCGCCGAGGCCGTGAAGAACGCCGACGTGATCGTCACGATGGTGCCGGCGTCGCCTCAGGTCGAGGCGATCGCGTATGGCCCCGACGGCATCCTGGAGAACGCGCGCTCCGGCGCGCTGCTGATCGACATGTCCTCGATCACCCCGCAGACCTCCGTCGACCTGGCGAAGGCCGCCGAGGGCCAGGGCATCCGCGTCCTGGACGCACCCGTGTCCGGTGGTGAGGCCGGCGCCGTCGAGGCCGTACTGTCGATCATGGTCGGCGGCGAGCAGGCGGACTTCGACCTCGCGAAGCCGATCCTCGAAGCGCTCGGCAAGACCATCGTGCTGTGCGGTCCGCACGGCTCGGGCCAGACCGTGAAGGCCGCCAACCAGCTGATCGTCGCCGTGAACATCCAGGCGTGCGCCGAGGCCGTGGTCTTCCTGGAGAAGTCGGGCGTGGACCTGAAGGCCGCCTTGGACGTCCTCAACGGCGGCCTCGCGGGTTCGACCGTGCTGACGCGCAAGAAGGACAACTTCCTCGGCCGCGACTTCAAGCCGGGGTTCCGGATCGACCTGCACCACAAGGACATGGGCATCGTCACGGACGCCGCCCGCAATGTCGGCGCCGCGCTTCCCGTCGGCGCCGTGGTCGCCCAGCTGGTCGCCAGCCTGCGAGCGCAGGGCGACGGCGGCCTGGACCACTCGGCGCTCCTGCGGGCCGTCGAGCGCCTCTCCGGCGCCCAGGTCTGA
- a CDS encoding TIM barrel protein, with amino-acid sequence MPGFELGTAADQRFNVNLSILFTELPLLERPAAAAAAGFTAVELWWPWVDSPTPGQPELDALKKAIEDAGVQLTGLNFYAGQLPGPDRGALSIPGEESEKFRANIDVAAGFAESLGCKALNALYGNRVEGVDPAQQDALALENLVLAARAADRIGAILLIETLNKPESPLYPLVSAPAGIGIVDKVNEATGLGNAKFLMDLYHLSMNGEDLPSVIERYAAKTGHVQIADNPGRGAPGTGTLPLEELLDQLTKAGYDGWVGLEYKPGDRPSAEAFGWLPVEQRAAR; translated from the coding sequence ATGCCAGGTTTTGAACTGGGCACAGCCGCAGACCAGCGCTTCAACGTCAACCTGTCGATCCTCTTCACGGAACTCCCGCTCCTGGAGCGCCCTGCGGCTGCCGCCGCCGCGGGCTTCACCGCGGTCGAGCTGTGGTGGCCCTGGGTCGACTCCCCCACCCCCGGGCAGCCCGAGCTCGACGCCCTGAAGAAGGCGATCGAGGATGCGGGCGTCCAGCTCACGGGGCTGAACTTCTACGCCGGACAACTGCCCGGACCGGACCGCGGCGCCCTGTCCATCCCCGGCGAGGAGTCGGAGAAGTTCCGCGCCAACATCGACGTGGCCGCCGGTTTCGCCGAGTCCCTGGGCTGCAAGGCGCTCAACGCGCTGTACGGCAACCGCGTCGAGGGCGTGGACCCGGCACAGCAGGACGCGCTGGCCCTGGAGAACCTGGTCCTCGCCGCGCGCGCGGCCGATCGCATCGGCGCGATTCTCCTCATCGAGACCCTGAACAAGCCGGAGTCGCCGCTGTATCCGCTCGTGTCCGCCCCGGCGGGCATCGGCATCGTCGACAAGGTCAACGAGGCGACCGGTCTCGGCAACGCGAAGTTCCTCATGGACCTCTACCACCTGTCCATGAACGGCGAGGACCTGCCGTCGGTGATCGAGCGGTACGCCGCGAAGACCGGTCATGTGCAGATCGCCGACAACCCCGGGCGCGGTGCGCCGGGAACGGGGACGCTGCCGCTGGAGGAGCTGTTGGACCAGCTGACGAAGGCGGGCTACGACGGCTGGGTCGGCCTTGAGTACAAGCCGGGCGACCGCCCGAGCGCGGAAGCCTTCGGCTGGCTGCCGGTGGAGCAGCGGGCCGCGCGCTGA
- a CDS encoding MlaD family protein — MITRTVKAQLLAFATVTAVGVSYVGAEYTGLVDDVLDRGYTVRADFADSGGVFPGAEVTYRGVPVGRVGKLGLTGDGGVSVALDIEDGAPRIPADTLAVVANRSAVGEQYVDLQPRTSHGPYLLDGSAIPRGSTRVPLPTTELVLGLDRLVNSVGKDDLRVTVDELGKAFDGTGPDLSRLVDSGNALVESASASLPQTISLIEDSRKVLRTQADQGSSIKSFAHDLALLSARLKSSDGDLRKLIGNATPAAQEVNSLLKSTGPQLSVLLANLISGGQVTLARLPGVEQALVTFPALVSGSYTVVPGDGTFHFGLVVNADDPPACTQGYGTTWRDPSDTGKRAANTDARCTAPRGGRTSVRGAQNAPGARSASGGANQAAYVTPYDPETGTASGPDGRPVEIGSTGGQQTLFGKESWQWLLVGPMA, encoded by the coding sequence GTGATCACCCGTACCGTCAAGGCGCAGTTGCTCGCCTTCGCCACCGTCACCGCCGTCGGGGTGTCGTACGTCGGCGCCGAGTACACGGGCCTGGTGGACGACGTCCTGGACCGCGGCTACACGGTGCGGGCCGACTTCGCCGACTCCGGGGGAGTCTTCCCGGGCGCCGAGGTCACCTACCGCGGGGTGCCGGTGGGCCGCGTCGGCAAGCTGGGGCTGACCGGCGACGGCGGAGTGTCGGTCGCCCTCGACATCGAGGACGGGGCGCCGCGCATCCCGGCGGACACCCTCGCCGTGGTCGCGAACCGTTCGGCGGTGGGCGAGCAGTACGTCGATCTGCAGCCGCGGACCTCCCACGGTCCGTACCTCCTCGACGGCAGCGCGATCCCGCGCGGCAGCACGCGCGTGCCGCTGCCCACGACCGAGCTGGTCCTCGGTCTGGACCGGCTGGTGAACTCCGTCGGCAAGGACGATCTGCGGGTCACCGTCGACGAGTTGGGCAAGGCCTTCGACGGGACGGGACCGGATCTGAGCCGGCTGGTGGACTCCGGCAACGCGCTCGTCGAGTCGGCGTCCGCGTCGCTGCCCCAGACGATCTCGCTGATCGAGGACTCCCGGAAGGTCCTCAGGACGCAGGCCGACCAGGGTTCGTCCATCAAGTCGTTCGCACACGATCTGGCCTTGCTGTCCGCCCGGTTGAAGTCGAGCGACGGAGACCTGCGCAAGCTGATCGGCAACGCCACCCCGGCCGCCCAGGAGGTCAACTCCCTGCTGAAGTCGACCGGTCCGCAGCTTTCGGTCCTGCTGGCCAACCTGATCAGCGGCGGCCAGGTCACGCTCGCCCGCCTGCCCGGCGTCGAGCAGGCGCTCGTCACCTTCCCGGCACTGGTCTCGGGCAGCTACACGGTCGTCCCGGGCGACGGCACGTTCCACTTCGGCCTTGTGGTGAACGCCGACGACCCGCCCGCCTGCACCCAGGGGTACGGCACGACCTGGCGGGACCCCTCGGACACCGGCAAGCGCGCGGCGAACACCGACGCGCGCTGCACCGCCCCGCGCGGCGGCAGGACGTCGGTGCGCGGCGCGCAGAATGCCCCCGGCGCGCGGTCCGCGTCGGGCGGCGCGAACCAGGCGGCGTACGTCACGCCATACGACCCGGAGACCGGCACCGCGTCCGGCCCGGACGGAAGGCCCGTCGAGATCGGCTCGACGGGCGGCCAGCAGACACTGTTCGGAAAGGAGTCGTGGCAATGGCTGCTCGTTGGTCCGATGGCCTGA
- a CDS encoding MCE family protein, with translation MSVRRKAGTFAWAAVGSLLLSGCEFNGWYDVPLPGGAAADGHAYHVTVEFRDVLDLVPQSAVKVDDVTVGAVEKVQLDGWHARVRLRVADSVKLPANAVAELRQTSLLGEKYVALAAPAGTAPVGRLRDGDRVPLSRSGRNPEVEEVLSALSALLNGGGVAQLKTITVELNKALDGRENRVRSLLRELNTFVGGLDEQKADTVRAIKAVDRLAGRLGKEKKTIADAVDTMPPALKVLAGQRRNLTKMLTALSKLGRTGTKVVEASHDDTVANLEKLRPILQQLNKAGSDLPNSLELLTTYPFPRNATEAVKGDYVNLHLTADLDLAGLYGNVTGGNSGRGDGGSQPPGTPDVPDPDLPDLPKVPTPTALPSTPGLPSTPSEPSAPSGGGGPLCPPVCTSSYTTNAKPPEGIDLALAELMLKGVQP, from the coding sequence ATGAGCGTACGACGCAAGGCGGGGACCTTCGCCTGGGCGGCGGTCGGTTCGCTGCTGCTGTCCGGCTGCGAGTTCAACGGCTGGTACGACGTCCCGCTGCCCGGTGGCGCGGCCGCGGACGGACACGCATACCACGTCACCGTCGAGTTCCGCGACGTCCTCGATCTCGTACCGCAGTCGGCGGTGAAGGTCGACGACGTCACCGTGGGCGCGGTCGAGAAGGTGCAGCTGGACGGCTGGCACGCACGCGTACGGCTGCGGGTCGCCGACTCGGTGAAGCTGCCCGCCAACGCGGTCGCCGAGCTGCGGCAGACCAGCCTGCTCGGCGAGAAGTACGTGGCGCTCGCCGCCCCGGCCGGCACCGCCCCCGTGGGCCGGCTGCGCGACGGCGACCGCGTTCCGCTGTCCCGCAGCGGCCGCAATCCCGAGGTCGAGGAGGTGCTGTCCGCACTGTCCGCCCTGCTCAACGGCGGCGGCGTGGCCCAGCTCAAGACGATCACCGTGGAGCTGAACAAGGCCCTGGACGGCCGGGAGAACCGGGTCAGGTCCCTGCTCAGGGAACTGAACACGTTCGTCGGCGGGCTGGACGAGCAGAAGGCGGACACCGTCCGCGCGATCAAGGCCGTCGACCGGCTCGCGGGGCGGCTCGGCAAGGAGAAGAAGACCATCGCCGACGCCGTCGACACGATGCCGCCCGCGCTGAAGGTGCTGGCGGGCCAGCGGCGCAACCTGACGAAGATGCTCACCGCCCTGTCCAAGCTCGGCAGGACGGGCACGAAGGTGGTCGAGGCCTCGCACGACGACACCGTCGCGAACCTCGAGAAGCTCCGACCGATCCTGCAGCAGCTGAACAAGGCGGGCAGCGATCTGCCCAACTCCCTTGAACTGCTGACCACTTACCCGTTCCCGCGCAACGCCACGGAGGCCGTCAAGGGTGACTACGTCAACCTCCACCTCACCGCGGACCTCGATCTGGCGGGCCTCTACGGGAACGTGACGGGCGGCAACTCCGGCCGGGGCGACGGCGGTTCGCAGCCACCCGGCACACCCGACGTGCCGGATCCGGATCTCCCGGACCTGCCGAAGGTCCCGACACCGACCGCACTGCCGAGCACACCGGGCCTGCCGTCGACCCCGTCGGAGCCGTCGGCTCCCTCGGGCGGCGGCGGGCCGCTCTGCCCGCCGGTGTGCACGAGCAGCTACACCACGAACGCCAAGCCGCCCGAGGGGATCGACCTCGCGCTCGCCGAGCTGATGCTGAAGGGGGTCCAGCCGTGA
- a CDS encoding MCE family protein, with translation MLTALALVAALTYVLWPRPGKVHVTAYFPRTVGIYPGSDVRVLGVRIGEVGKITPEGDRVRVEFEYDEGRKVPADAKAAIINSSVVSDRYVQLLPVYRKGPVMRSGAVIPEKRTAVPVELDRIFDSLHTTADALGPKGANKNGSLSRLLGVSADNLDGQGENLNRTVQDLSQAVTTLSDGRRDLFGTVRNLQVFTAALAADDKSVRSFDTSLAKVAQQLSGERKDLAAALANLATALGDVSSFVKHNKKALTSDVRGLSKVTKVLVTQRAALDELLAVAPAGLSNLNNAYNPSSGTLDTRNNARQAQDPASLLCSLLRTAGDEGGKNPDCKELRKLFDSLPDVPTQGTAVTGTTDRTLGGILGASA, from the coding sequence ATGCTCACCGCACTGGCCCTGGTCGCCGCCCTCACCTACGTGCTGTGGCCGCGGCCCGGGAAGGTCCACGTCACCGCGTACTTCCCGCGCACCGTCGGCATCTATCCCGGCTCGGACGTCCGCGTGCTCGGCGTACGGATCGGCGAGGTCGGGAAGATCACGCCCGAGGGCGACCGGGTGCGCGTCGAGTTCGAGTACGACGAAGGGCGCAAGGTGCCCGCCGACGCCAAGGCCGCGATCATCAACTCCTCGGTGGTCAGCGACCGTTACGTACAACTGCTGCCGGTGTACCGGAAGGGTCCGGTGATGCGCAGCGGTGCCGTCATCCCCGAGAAGCGCACCGCCGTACCCGTGGAACTGGACCGCATCTTCGACAGCCTGCACACCACCGCGGACGCCCTCGGCCCCAAGGGCGCCAACAAGAACGGCTCCCTTTCGCGGCTGCTCGGGGTGAGCGCCGACAACCTCGACGGGCAGGGGGAGAACCTCAACCGGACGGTCCAGGACCTCTCGCAGGCGGTCACCACGCTGTCCGACGGCCGTAGGGACCTGTTCGGCACGGTGCGGAACCTGCAGGTGTTCACGGCGGCGCTCGCGGCCGACGACAAGAGCGTGCGGTCGTTCGACACCAGCCTCGCCAAGGTCGCGCAGCAGCTGTCGGGCGAGCGGAAGGACCTCGCGGCGGCACTCGCGAACCTCGCCACGGCCCTCGGCGACGTGTCCTCCTTCGTGAAGCACAACAAGAAGGCGCTGACCTCGGACGTGCGGGGCCTGAGCAAGGTGACCAAGGTGCTCGTCACCCAACGGGCCGCGCTGGACGAGCTGTTGGCGGTGGCACCCGCGGGCCTGTCGAACCTCAACAACGCCTACAACCCGTCCTCCGGCACCCTCGACACCCGTAACAACGCCCGGCAGGCGCAGGATCCGGCCTCCCTCCTGTGTTCCCTGCTCAGGACGGCGGGCGACGAGGGCGGCAAGAACCCCGACTGCAAGGAGCTGAGGAAACTCTTCGACTCCCTGCCCGACGTGCCCACGCAGGGCACCGCGGTGACGGGCACGACCGACAGGACGCTCGGCGGGATCCTGGGGGCGAGCGCATGA
- a CDS encoding MCE family protein codes for MIPFRERNPVVIGAVGLTVLALLTVAAFNADSLPFIGDGKTYSAAFSEAGGLKPGDEVRIAGVKVGKVGDVDLDGDHVKVTFKVKGDPAFGTETGASIRVKTILGAKYLALQPKGPGQLEPGSEIPLRRTVAAYDVVQAFSDLTTTSEKVDTDRLAKALDTISTTFQDSPAEVRASIKGLSRISRTVASRDKALGELLDHANGTTGVLADRSKDFTALIKDGDKLFKEIGKRRTAIHRLLKTSAALGIELSGLVDDNNKEIGPALKGLKRVVQMLERNQSSLDRSVRLLAPYVRLFTNTLGNGRWFDSYVQNLVAAPVTPRTGGDR; via the coding sequence CTGATCCCGTTCCGGGAGCGCAATCCCGTCGTCATCGGCGCCGTGGGCCTCACCGTCCTCGCGCTGCTGACGGTGGCCGCGTTCAACGCCGACAGCCTGCCCTTCATCGGCGACGGAAAGACGTACAGCGCGGCCTTCTCGGAGGCGGGCGGTCTCAAGCCCGGCGACGAGGTGCGGATCGCCGGGGTGAAGGTCGGCAAGGTCGGGGACGTCGACCTGGACGGCGACCACGTCAAGGTCACGTTCAAGGTGAAGGGCGATCCGGCCTTCGGCACGGAGACCGGCGCGTCGATCCGGGTGAAGACGATCCTCGGCGCCAAGTACTTGGCCCTGCAGCCCAAGGGGCCGGGCCAGTTGGAGCCCGGCAGTGAGATCCCGCTGCGGCGGACGGTGGCGGCGTACGACGTCGTGCAGGCGTTCAGCGACCTCACCACCACCTCGGAGAAGGTCGACACCGACCGGCTGGCGAAGGCCCTGGACACCATCTCCACCACCTTCCAGGACTCGCCGGCCGAAGTGCGCGCGTCCATCAAGGGCCTGTCGCGGATCTCCCGCACGGTGGCCTCGCGCGACAAGGCCCTCGGCGAACTCCTCGACCACGCGAACGGCACGACCGGCGTACTCGCCGACCGCTCCAAGGACTTCACCGCCCTGATCAAGGACGGCGACAAGCTGTTCAAGGAGATCGGCAAACGCCGCACGGCGATCCACCGACTGCTGAAGACCTCCGCCGCGCTCGGCATCGAGCTGTCCGGCCTGGTCGACGACAACAACAAGGAGATCGGGCCCGCGTTGAAGGGCCTGAAGCGTGTGGTGCAGATGCTCGAACGCAACCAGTCCAGTCTCGACCGGAGCGTGCGGCTGCTCGCGCCCTACGTCCGGCTCTTCACCAACACCCTCGGCAACGGCCGCTGGTTCGACTCCTACGTCCAGAACCTCGTCGCCGCTCCGGTGACGCCGCGGACGGGAGGCGACCGGTGA
- a CDS encoding MlaD family protein yields the protein MKTSAARKTAAPLIKFSLFALVTVVATALLAATIVNLSFTPEHTYRAVFSDVTGLEKGDDIRVAGVRVGEVEGIRIKHRTLAEVSFSASADRPLLTSTHAVIRYRNLVGQRYVALTEGAGDGTRLRPGATIPLRRTQPALDLNALLNGFKPLFAALSPQDVNQLATEIIRTLQGEGGTVNSLLAHTASLTTTLAGRDKLIGSVIDNLNTVLATLDKRGARFSGLLKQLRRVISGLSADRKPIGESLTNIGDLTDATSGLLTDARPPLKDDIAKLTDLTGTLNDNEKTVEGVLKRLPNKLNALTGTASYGSWFNFYLCDFDGRIVLPKTKQALTPDLHVARARCGS from the coding sequence ATGAAGACGTCGGCAGCCCGGAAGACCGCGGCCCCTCTCATCAAGTTCAGCCTCTTCGCCCTGGTGACGGTGGTGGCGACGGCGCTGCTCGCCGCCACCATCGTCAACCTCTCCTTCACCCCCGAGCACACCTACCGTGCCGTCTTCAGCGATGTCACGGGCCTGGAGAAGGGCGACGACATCCGGGTCGCCGGAGTGCGGGTCGGCGAGGTCGAGGGCATCCGGATCAAGCACCGGACGCTGGCGGAGGTCAGCTTCAGCGCGAGCGCGGACCGGCCGCTGCTCACCAGCACGCACGCCGTCATCCGCTATCGCAACCTGGTCGGGCAGCGCTACGTCGCCCTGACCGAGGGCGCGGGCGACGGCACCCGGCTGAGGCCGGGCGCCACCATTCCGCTGCGGCGCACCCAGCCCGCGCTGGACCTCAACGCCCTGCTGAACGGCTTCAAACCGCTGTTCGCCGCGCTCAGCCCACAGGACGTCAACCAGCTCGCCACCGAGATCATCAGGACGCTGCAGGGCGAGGGCGGCACGGTCAACAGCCTGCTGGCGCACACGGCTTCGCTCACCACGACACTGGCCGGCCGCGACAAGCTGATCGGCTCGGTGATCGACAACCTCAACACCGTGCTGGCGACGCTGGACAAGCGCGGCGCCCGGTTCTCCGGGCTGCTCAAGCAGCTGCGGCGGGTGATCTCCGGTCTGTCCGCCGACCGCAAGCCCATCGGCGAGTCGCTGACGAACATCGGCGACCTGACGGACGCCACCTCGGGGCTGCTGACGGACGCGCGGCCGCCGTTGAAGGACGACATCGCCAAGCTGACCGATCTCACCGGGACGCTGAACGACAACGAGAAGACCGTGGAGGGCGTCCTGAAGCGGCTGCCGAACAAGCTCAACGCACTGACGGGGACCGCGTCCTACGGCTCGTGGTTCAACTTCTACCTCTGCGACTTCGACGGCCGGATCGTGCTGCCGAAGACCAAGCAGGCGCTGACCCCCGACCTGCACGTGGCGAGGGCGAGGTGCGGCTCGTGA
- a CDS encoding MCE family protein → MRVLRLRLYGLVFIVVLAVLLSLSVAVYRQVFTPAVRITLEADSLGNQLDPRADVKLRGLLVGEVRSVHADGTKAILDIALKPQYADDIPSDVRARLLPKTLFGEKYVDLVAPAHTAHASARPIRAGDVIPQDRTRVGIEVQQLMNDLLPLLRTVRPGKLNATLSAFATALEGRGDRIGDNLTRVEDYLHRLNPHLPSLTEDFARLADVAKVYGDAAPDLMEILRNTVTTSRTLVEQQDRLASALTTTATAADTADDFLGANGDRLISLGRVSRPTLELFARYSPEYPCLLAGLVHEEQASDQAFRGGRMHITLEVVRQQGAYEPGEEPRYGDGSGPDCRDLPSPSVPAPGVQLNDGSRKGSSSGPLGVSATRSEQRAVGSLVSPVLGVPADEVPPVATLLFGPMARGTAVSVA, encoded by the coding sequence ATGAGGGTGCTGAGACTGCGGTTGTACGGCCTGGTGTTCATCGTCGTGCTCGCCGTGCTGCTGTCGTTGTCCGTCGCCGTGTACCGGCAGGTGTTCACCCCGGCCGTGCGGATCACGCTGGAGGCCGACAGCCTCGGCAACCAGCTCGACCCGCGCGCCGACGTCAAGCTGCGCGGTCTGCTGGTCGGCGAGGTGCGCTCGGTGCACGCCGACGGGACGAAGGCGATCCTCGACATCGCGCTCAAGCCGCAGTACGCCGACGACATCCCCTCCGACGTGCGGGCCCGCCTGCTGCCCAAGACGCTGTTCGGCGAGAAGTACGTCGACCTGGTCGCGCCCGCCCACACTGCGCATGCATCAGCTCGGCCCATCCGGGCCGGCGACGTCATCCCCCAGGACCGCACCCGCGTCGGCATCGAGGTGCAGCAGCTGATGAACGACCTGCTGCCGCTGCTGCGGACCGTGCGGCCCGGCAAGCTCAACGCCACGCTCTCCGCGTTCGCCACCGCCCTCGAAGGGCGCGGCGACCGGATCGGCGACAACCTCACCCGCGTGGAGGACTATCTGCACCGCCTCAATCCTCATCTGCCGTCCCTCACCGAGGACTTCGCCCGTCTGGCCGACGTCGCGAAGGTGTACGGCGACGCGGCACCGGACCTGATGGAGATCCTGCGCAACACCGTCACCACCAGCCGCACCCTGGTCGAGCAGCAGGACCGGCTCGCGTCCGCGCTCACCACGACGGCGACGGCCGCGGACACCGCCGACGACTTCCTCGGCGCGAACGGCGACCGGCTGATCAGCCTCGGCCGGGTCTCCCGCCCGACGCTGGAGCTCTTCGCCCGCTACTCCCCCGAGTACCCCTGCCTCCTGGCCGGCCTGGTCCACGAGGAGCAGGCCTCCGACCAGGCGTTCCGGGGCGGCAGGATGCACATCACGCTCGAGGTCGTACGGCAGCAGGGGGCGTACGAACCCGGCGAGGAGCCGCGTTACGGCGACGGTTCGGGCCCCGACTGCCGTGATCTGCCGAGCCCTTCGGTCCCGGCGCCCGGCGTCCAGCTCAACGACGGCTCCAGAAAGGGCAGTTCGTCCGGACCGCTCGGTGTGTCCGCCACCCGGTCCGAGCAGCGGGCCGTCGGCTCGCTGGTGTCGCCGGTGCTGGGCGTGCCGGCCGACGAGGTGCCGCCGGTCGCGACGCTGCTGTTCGGGCCGATGGCACGCGGGACGGCGGTGAGCGTCGCATGA